Proteins encoded within one genomic window of Ostrinia nubilalis chromosome 5, ilOstNubi1.1, whole genome shotgun sequence:
- the LOC135071750 gene encoding glycolipid transfer protein isoform X1, with the protein MVLSHIGHTDNFLQMASSSGQLSHQSSFWKNMKEFPPVIDGRIHFVSFLEAANDLISLVERLGKVFVPVKYDMQGNIDKVKKHYQYDEASCLLELMLDEYSRGKLNALEGILWLNRAFLFFELAFQEIIKCLQSGNYDINMAKIFTVAYEGSVKKYHNWVTQQIFFFICKMSPSLLQLLKSLEVDSDMKTFETKLVQFNITLHLNRCKIDDFFKDHQLFED; encoded by the exons ttttgAGTCATATTGGACATACTGATAATTTCTTACAAATGGCAAGTTCTTCGGGTCAATTATCGCATCAAAGCAGTTTCtggaaaaacatgaaagaatttCCACCTGTAATTGATGGAAGAATACATTTTGTGAGTTTCTTAGAAGCTGCAAATGATTTGATATCATTAGTGG AACGTCTTGGCAAGGTGTTTGTGCCAGTTAAATATGATATGCAAGGGAATATTGAT AAAGTAAAGAAGCATTATCAATACGATGAAGCATCCTGCTTGCTTGAGTTAATGCTTGATGAATATAGCAGAGGAAAACTGAATGCACTAGAGGGCATATTATGGCTTAATAG AGCATTCTTGTTTTTCGAACTGGCATTTcaagaaataattaaatgtcTGCAGTCTGGTAACTATGATATAAACATGGCCAAAATATTTACAGTGGCATACGAAGGATCTGTCAAAAAATACCACAATTGGGTAAcacaacaaatatttttt tttATCTGCAAAATGTCTCCGTCGTTGCTTCAACTTTTGAAATCCCTTGAAGTTGATAGTGATATGAAAACATTTGAAACGAAATTAGTCCAATTCAAcataacattgcatttaaaTAGGTGTAAAATTGATGACTTTTTTAAAGATCACCAATTGTTTGAAGATTAG
- the LOC135071750 gene encoding glycolipid transfer protein isoform X2 has product MVLSHIGHTDNFLQMASSSGQLSHQSSFWKNMKEFPPVIDGRIHFVSFLEAANDLISLVERLGKVFVPVKYDMQGNIDKVKKHYQYDEASCLLELMLDEYSRGKLNALEGILWLNRAFLFFELAFQEIIKCLQSGNYDINMAKIFTVAYEGSVKKYHNWVTQQIFFFICKMSPSLLQLLKSLEVDSDMKTFETKLVQFNITLHLNRCKIDDFFKDHQLFED; this is encoded by the exons gttttgAGTCATATTGGACATACTGATAATTTCTTACAAATGGCAAGTTCTTCGGGTCAATTATCGCATCAAAGCAGTTTCtggaaaaacatgaaagaatttCCACCTGTAATTGATGGAAGAATACATTTTGTGAGTTTCTTAGAAGCTGCAAATGATTTGATATCATTAGTGG AACGTCTTGGCAAGGTGTTTGTGCCAGTTAAATATGATATGCAAGGGAATATTGAT AAAGTAAAGAAGCATTATCAATACGATGAAGCATCCTGCTTGCTTGAGTTAATGCTTGATGAATATAGCAGAGGAAAACTGAATGCACTAGAGGGCATATTATGGCTTAATAG AGCATTCTTGTTTTTCGAACTGGCATTTcaagaaataattaaatgtcTGCAGTCTGGTAACTATGATATAAACATGGCCAAAATATTTACAGTGGCATACGAAGGATCTGTCAAAAAATACCACAATTGGGTAAcacaacaaatatttttt tttATCTGCAAAATGTCTCCGTCGTTGCTTCAACTTTTGAAATCCCTTGAAGTTGATAGTGATATGAAAACATTTGAAACGAAATTAGTCCAATTCAAcataacattgcatttaaaTAGGTGTAAAATTGATGACTTTTTTAAAGATCACCAATTGTTTGAAGATTAG